A single region of the Phyllostomus discolor isolate MPI-MPIP mPhyDis1 chromosome 14, mPhyDis1.pri.v3, whole genome shotgun sequence genome encodes:
- the LOC114512022 gene encoding dimethylaniline monooxygenase [N-oxide-forming] 1 isoform X2, whose amino-acid sequence MAKRVAIVGAGVSGLASIKCCLEEGLEPTCFERSDDLGGLWRFTEHVEEGRASLYKSVVSNSCKEMSCYSDFPFPEDYPNYVPNAQFLEYLKMYANHFNLLKCIQFKTKVCSVTKRPDFTVTGQWDVVTLREGRQESTVFDAVMVCTGLLTHPNLPLDSFPGINTFKGQYFHSRQYKHPDIFKDKRVLVIGAGNSGADIAVEASHVAKKIYLSLCLLRTQLKEYVINDELPGRIITGRVLIKPSVKEVKEDSVIFSGPPEEQPIDIIVFATGYTFAFPFLDETVVKVENDQASLYKYIFPAHLEKPTLAVIGLIGSLGSMIPTGETQARWAVRVLKGVNNLPPRSVMREEVNARKENKPTGFGLRYSKALQSDYIPYIDELLTYIDAKPNLFSLLLTDPRLALAVFFGPCTPYQFRLTGPGKWKGARNAILTQWDRTIKATKTRTVHESPFPFASLLTVFLVLLVAIFLFCL is encoded by the exons ATGGCCAAGCGGGTTGCAATTGTGGGGGCTGGGGTCAGTGGCCTGGCCTCCATCAAGTGCTGCCTGGAGGAAGGCCTGGAGCCCACCTGCTTCGAGAGGAGTGATGAccttggggggctgtggagatTCACA GAACATGTCGAAGAAGGCAGAGCCAGCCTCTACAAGTCCGTGGTTTCCAACAGCTGCAAGGAGATGTCCTGTTACTCAGACTTTCCATTCCCAGAAGATTATCCAAACTATGTGCCTAATGCCCAGTTCCTGGAATATCTCAAAATGTATGCAAACCACTTCAACCTTCTGAAATGCATTCAATTCAAG ACTAAAGTGTGCAGTGTAACTAAGCGCCCAGATTTCACTGTCACCGGACAATGGGATGTGGTTACCCTGCGTGAAGGGAGGCAAGAGTCCACTGTCTTTGATGCTGTCATGGTCTGTACTGGTTTGCTTACTCACCCAAATTTGCCACTGGACTCCTTTCCAG gtATAAATACATTCAAAGGCCAATACTTTCATAGCCGACAGTATAAACATCCAGACATATTTAAGGACAAGAGAGTTCTTGTGATTGGAGCAGGAAATTCTGGCGCAGACATAGCTGTGGAGGCCAGCCATGTGGCAAAAAAG ATCTATCTCTCCCTGTGTTTGCTCAGGACACAGCTGAAAGAGTACGTGATAAATGACGAGCTCCCAGGCCGCATCATCACTGGGAGAGTGCTCATCAAGCCAAGTGTGAAGGAGGTGAAGGAAGACTCAGTCATATTTAGCGGCCCCCCAGAGGAACAGCCCATCGACATCATTGTCTTCGCCACTGGATACACCTTTGCTTTTCCCTTCCTCGATGAAACCGTGGTGAAAGTCGAAAATGACCAGGCATCGCTGTACAAGTACATCTTCCCGGCACATCTGGAAAAGCCAACCCTGGCTGTCATTGGCCTCATCGGCTCCTTAGGCTCCATGATACCCACAGGGGAAACGCAAGCTCGATGGGCTGTTCGGGTCCTGAAAG GTGTGAATAACTTACCACCTCGAAGTGTCATGAGAGAAGAAGTTAATGCAAGGAAAGAGAACAAGCCCACTGG GTTTGGCTTGCGCTACTCCAAAGCTTTACAGTCAGATTACATCCCATACATAGACGAGCTTCTGACTTATATCGATGCCAAACCCAACCTGTTCTCTCTGCTCCTGACGGATCCACGCCTGGCTCTGGCCGTCTTCTTTGGTCCGTGCACACCGTACCAGTTCCGCCTGACTGGCCCAGGAAAATGGAAAGGAGCCAGAAATGCCATCTTGACCCAGTGGGACCGAACCATCAAGGCCACCAAAACTCGCACTGTACATGAATCCCCATTTCCCTTTGCGAGCTTACTCACTGTCTTTCTGGTTTTACTTGTGGCCATTTTCCTGTTTTGCCTGTAA
- the LOC114512022 gene encoding dimethylaniline monooxygenase [N-oxide-forming] 1 isoform X3, translated as MSCYSDFPFPEDYPNYVPNAQFLEYLKMYANHFNLLKCIQFKTKVCSVTKRPDFTVTGQWDVVTLREGRQESTVFDAVMVCTGLLTHPNLPLDSFPGINTFKGQYFHSRQYKHPDIFKDKRVLVIGAGNSGADIAVEASHVAKKVFLSTTGGAWVISRVCDSGLPWDMVFTTRFQSMFRNSLPTAVVTWWMARKMNSWFNHANYGLVLKDRTQLKEYVINDELPGRIITGRVLIKPSVKEVKEDSVIFSGPPEEQPIDIIVFATGYTFAFPFLDETVVKVENDQASLYKYIFPAHLEKPTLAVIGLIGSLGSMIPTGETQARWAVRVLKGVNNLPPRSVMREEVNARKENKPTGFGLRYSKALQSDYIPYIDELLTYIDAKPNLFSLLLTDPRLALAVFFGPCTPYQFRLTGPGKWKGARNAILTQWDRTIKATKTRTVHESPFPFASLLTVFLVLLVAIFLFCL; from the exons ATGTCCTGTTACTCAGACTTTCCATTCCCAGAAGATTATCCAAACTATGTGCCTAATGCCCAGTTCCTGGAATATCTCAAAATGTATGCAAACCACTTCAACCTTCTGAAATGCATTCAATTCAAG ACTAAAGTGTGCAGTGTAACTAAGCGCCCAGATTTCACTGTCACCGGACAATGGGATGTGGTTACCCTGCGTGAAGGGAGGCAAGAGTCCACTGTCTTTGATGCTGTCATGGTCTGTACTGGTTTGCTTACTCACCCAAATTTGCCACTGGACTCCTTTCCAG gtATAAATACATTCAAAGGCCAATACTTTCATAGCCGACAGTATAAACATCCAGACATATTTAAGGACAAGAGAGTTCTTGTGATTGGAGCAGGAAATTCTGGCGCAGACATAGCTGTGGAGGCCAGCCATGTGGCAAAAAAG GTGTTCCTCAGCACCACGGGAGGCGCATGGGTGATCAGCCGCGTCTGTGACTCGGGGTTGCCCTGGGACATGGTGTTCACCACTCGATTTCAGAGCATGTTCAGAAATTCCCTCCCAACAGCAGTTGTGACTTGGTGGATGGCAAGAAAGATGAACAGCTGGTTCAATCATGCAAATTACGGCTTAGTCCTGAAAGACAG GACACAGCTGAAAGAGTACGTGATAAATGACGAGCTCCCAGGCCGCATCATCACTGGGAGAGTGCTCATCAAGCCAAGTGTGAAGGAGGTGAAGGAAGACTCAGTCATATTTAGCGGCCCCCCAGAGGAACAGCCCATCGACATCATTGTCTTCGCCACTGGATACACCTTTGCTTTTCCCTTCCTCGATGAAACCGTGGTGAAAGTCGAAAATGACCAGGCATCGCTGTACAAGTACATCTTCCCGGCACATCTGGAAAAGCCAACCCTGGCTGTCATTGGCCTCATCGGCTCCTTAGGCTCCATGATACCCACAGGGGAAACGCAAGCTCGATGGGCTGTTCGGGTCCTGAAAG GTGTGAATAACTTACCACCTCGAAGTGTCATGAGAGAAGAAGTTAATGCAAGGAAAGAGAACAAGCCCACTGG GTTTGGCTTGCGCTACTCCAAAGCTTTACAGTCAGATTACATCCCATACATAGACGAGCTTCTGACTTATATCGATGCCAAACCCAACCTGTTCTCTCTGCTCCTGACGGATCCACGCCTGGCTCTGGCCGTCTTCTTTGGTCCGTGCACACCGTACCAGTTCCGCCTGACTGGCCCAGGAAAATGGAAAGGAGCCAGAAATGCCATCTTGACCCAGTGGGACCGAACCATCAAGGCCACCAAAACTCGCACTGTACATGAATCCCCATTTCCCTTTGCGAGCTTACTCACTGTCTTTCTGGTTTTACTTGTGGCCATTTTCCTGTTTTGCCTGTAA
- the LOC114512022 gene encoding dimethylaniline monooxygenase [N-oxide-forming] 1 isoform X1, which translates to MAKRVAIVGAGVSGLASIKCCLEEGLEPTCFERSDDLGGLWRFTEHVEEGRASLYKSVVSNSCKEMSCYSDFPFPEDYPNYVPNAQFLEYLKMYANHFNLLKCIQFKTKVCSVTKRPDFTVTGQWDVVTLREGRQESTVFDAVMVCTGLLTHPNLPLDSFPGINTFKGQYFHSRQYKHPDIFKDKRVLVIGAGNSGADIAVEASHVAKKVFLSTTGGAWVISRVCDSGLPWDMVFTTRFQSMFRNSLPTAVVTWWMARKMNSWFNHANYGLVLKDRTQLKEYVINDELPGRIITGRVLIKPSVKEVKEDSVIFSGPPEEQPIDIIVFATGYTFAFPFLDETVVKVENDQASLYKYIFPAHLEKPTLAVIGLIGSLGSMIPTGETQARWAVRVLKGVNNLPPRSVMREEVNARKENKPTGFGLRYSKALQSDYIPYIDELLTYIDAKPNLFSLLLTDPRLALAVFFGPCTPYQFRLTGPGKWKGARNAILTQWDRTIKATKTRTVHESPFPFASLLTVFLVLLVAIFLFCL; encoded by the exons ATGGCCAAGCGGGTTGCAATTGTGGGGGCTGGGGTCAGTGGCCTGGCCTCCATCAAGTGCTGCCTGGAGGAAGGCCTGGAGCCCACCTGCTTCGAGAGGAGTGATGAccttggggggctgtggagatTCACA GAACATGTCGAAGAAGGCAGAGCCAGCCTCTACAAGTCCGTGGTTTCCAACAGCTGCAAGGAGATGTCCTGTTACTCAGACTTTCCATTCCCAGAAGATTATCCAAACTATGTGCCTAATGCCCAGTTCCTGGAATATCTCAAAATGTATGCAAACCACTTCAACCTTCTGAAATGCATTCAATTCAAG ACTAAAGTGTGCAGTGTAACTAAGCGCCCAGATTTCACTGTCACCGGACAATGGGATGTGGTTACCCTGCGTGAAGGGAGGCAAGAGTCCACTGTCTTTGATGCTGTCATGGTCTGTACTGGTTTGCTTACTCACCCAAATTTGCCACTGGACTCCTTTCCAG gtATAAATACATTCAAAGGCCAATACTTTCATAGCCGACAGTATAAACATCCAGACATATTTAAGGACAAGAGAGTTCTTGTGATTGGAGCAGGAAATTCTGGCGCAGACATAGCTGTGGAGGCCAGCCATGTGGCAAAAAAG GTGTTCCTCAGCACCACGGGAGGCGCATGGGTGATCAGCCGCGTCTGTGACTCGGGGTTGCCCTGGGACATGGTGTTCACCACTCGATTTCAGAGCATGTTCAGAAATTCCCTCCCAACAGCAGTTGTGACTTGGTGGATGGCAAGAAAGATGAACAGCTGGTTCAATCATGCAAATTACGGCTTAGTCCTGAAAGACAG GACACAGCTGAAAGAGTACGTGATAAATGACGAGCTCCCAGGCCGCATCATCACTGGGAGAGTGCTCATCAAGCCAAGTGTGAAGGAGGTGAAGGAAGACTCAGTCATATTTAGCGGCCCCCCAGAGGAACAGCCCATCGACATCATTGTCTTCGCCACTGGATACACCTTTGCTTTTCCCTTCCTCGATGAAACCGTGGTGAAAGTCGAAAATGACCAGGCATCGCTGTACAAGTACATCTTCCCGGCACATCTGGAAAAGCCAACCCTGGCTGTCATTGGCCTCATCGGCTCCTTAGGCTCCATGATACCCACAGGGGAAACGCAAGCTCGATGGGCTGTTCGGGTCCTGAAAG GTGTGAATAACTTACCACCTCGAAGTGTCATGAGAGAAGAAGTTAATGCAAGGAAAGAGAACAAGCCCACTGG GTTTGGCTTGCGCTACTCCAAAGCTTTACAGTCAGATTACATCCCATACATAGACGAGCTTCTGACTTATATCGATGCCAAACCCAACCTGTTCTCTCTGCTCCTGACGGATCCACGCCTGGCTCTGGCCGTCTTCTTTGGTCCGTGCACACCGTACCAGTTCCGCCTGACTGGCCCAGGAAAATGGAAAGGAGCCAGAAATGCCATCTTGACCCAGTGGGACCGAACCATCAAGGCCACCAAAACTCGCACTGTACATGAATCCCCATTTCCCTTTGCGAGCTTACTCACTGTCTTTCTGGTTTTACTTGTGGCCATTTTCCTGTTTTGCCTGTAA